The following is a genomic window from Capnocytophaga stomatis.
ATTTAGAAATGAAATTACAAGTTTCACTTCTAAATTATCTGTTTTTAAGGCGTTTATGTCCTGAAGAAATCTCAAATTAAATATTATGAAATATTTAATTATTCATTTATTTAATTTTTTATTGTATTTCCCTGACTTTTTTATACCTTTACGGAATTATTTTGAAAAATATTAAAAATTGGCACAATCAATTGAAAAATTCAACAGACGAAGATTAATAACTTCTTATTTTTCAGTGATAATAAGTATCACTTTGGTATTATTTCTATTGGGTATTTTAGGATTTTTGATTTTAAGTTCAAAACGATTAGCAAATTATTTCAAAGAACAAGTTTCAATGACAATTTTTTTGAAAGACAATGCTAAAGAGGCCGATATTGAACAATTGCAGAAAACCCTTTCTATTGCAGAATATGTTAAATCACTGAAATTCATACCAAAAGAGGTTGCAGCAGAAACTTTTAGTGAAGAAGTTGGAGAAGATTTTGTTACTTTCATCGGTGATAATCCATTGCAAAATTCTATTGATTTGAGTTTAAAAGCCGAGTTTGCAGAACCTGAAAAAATGAAGGAACTTGAGAAAGAATTATCTCAAAATTCTTTCGTTTCCGAAGTAGTTTACGATAAGTCCTTAATTACGCTTATCCACGAAAATGTAAACAGAATCGGAGTTATATTACTCATTTTTAGTGGTTTATTTACTTTTATTGCTATTTTGTTGATAAATTCTTCTATTCGTTTATCCATATATTCTAAGCGATTCATTATCAAAACAATGCAGCTTGTTGGAGCAACTCGCGGATTCATTCGCCGACCGTTCATTTTAACAAACATTCGGTTAGGAATTTTAAGTGCAATCCTTGCCGTATCGCTCCTATACGGTTGCCTGAGGTACATTGGTTCGATATCTCCTGAATTTGAGATTTTTTCCAGCACTGATGATATGATTATTGTTTTCACAGTTATCTTCATAATAGGAGTGCTAATTAGTTGGATAAGTACTTTTTTTGCTGCCCAACGATTCTTGAATTTAAATACCAACGACCTTTATTACTAAAAAAGTAAAACATATTAAATTTCAATATTTAAATTATGAATAAACATCATTCGACATTAATTTTTGGAAGAAAAAACTATATTTTTATGCTTATTGGGTTAGCTATCATTGCATTAGGATTTATATTAATGAGCGGAGGAGGAAGCGATAACCCGAATGCTTTTGACCCTTCTATTTTCAGCTTCAGACGCATTCACTTGGCTCCGACTTTAGTTCTGCTGGGTTTTGCCGTTGAAGTTTATGCCATTTTGTTAAATCCTAATAAATCTAAAGAATAATGAATACGATTGAAGCTATCATAATTGCTATTATTGAAGGACTTACGGAATATTTACCAATCTCATCCACGGCTCATATGGGCTTTACGGCTTCTTTGCTTGGCATTGAAGAATCTGAATTTCTGAAGATGTTTCAGGTTTCCATTCAGTTTGGAGCGATTCTTTCTGTCGTTGTTTTATATTGGAAAAAGTTTTTTGATTTTTCAAACTTAAACTTTTACATCAAACTGATTTGTGCTGTGATTCCTGCTCTTGTTTTAGGAAAATTATTTGATGACAAGATAGAAGCTGTTTTAGGTAATCAAATTGCTATCTCAATTGTATTGATTGTAGGAGGATTTATTCTTCTTTTTGCTGATAATTGGTTCAAAAATCCGAAAATTACTAATGAAAAAGAAATTTCAATAAAAAAATCTGTAATTATTGGTTTTTGGCAGTGTTTGGCAATGATGCCGGGAACTTCACGTTCTGCCGCCTCAATTATTGGTGGTATGACACAAGGACTTAGCCGAAAAGCAGCTGCTGAGTTTTCTTTTTTCCTTGCTGTACCAACAATGCTTGCCGTTACGGTTTATTCCATTTTCCTTAAAGATTGGGGAACCGGAACTGTAAAACAAAAGGGCTATGAAATGATTTTGGCTTCCGAACAGAATATTTTAATTTTCATCATCGGAAATGTCGTTGCCTTTATTGTGGCAATGATTGCGGTAAAATCTTTCATTCATTTACTAACCAAATATGGATTTAAGATTTGGGGTTATTACAGGATTATAATCGGTGTAATTTTGCTTGTATATTTTATTAATAAATAGGAACACAAAAAAATCCGAAGCTTGAATACTTCGGATTTTTTATTTTAACTTCTTGTTATTTAACTCTTTGCCAATATTGCGTTCTGCCTATGAGAGAAATCCCCAGATAGCCTCTCACTTTCAACTTGTTAGAATCTTCCAAAGCCATATAACACTTGTACTCTTTTCCTGTTTTGGGATCTAAAATTTTTCCTCCACTCCATTCATCTCCGTCTTTTTTCAAATCGGTAATGATAACCAAGCCCAAGTAAGGTTTGTTTTTATTCTTTCCGGAGCAAGCAGAACAAACAGCATTTTTGTTTTTCTCTTCTAAAAGTTCTACAAGTTTTCCATAAATCAAACCGTTTTTCTCATAGATTTCAACCACTGACTTCTCTTTACCTGTCTCATCATCAATGGTTTTCCATTTACCCAAAACGCTTTGTGCTTGTAGTGCAAACATAGAAGCAAAAACAAGCAAGCAAGTCATTACATTCTTTCTCATATTTCTATTTTTATGAAATTTTTCGGACAAATATAAAAAAAGAATACAGAAAAGCAAAAAAACAGAATAAATTAGCTTAATTTTCTTTAATTTTCTGAACTTTATTTCTCATAAAATCCCATTTGGTCTATATATTGCCAAACTTTCGGAGCCAATAACGGACGTACATTTCTCTTTTCCTTAATCTCATTGCGAATGAAAGTCGCTGATAATTCAATTATGGGAGCATTAATTTTTGTTATATTCGGGTGATTTTCAAACTCTTTAGAAATATTGCCCTCCGAAATACGAGGATAAACAAAAATGGGATAATTTTTCAAGATATACTCATAATTCTTCCATTTATGAAAACTTTTGAGATTATCCTCTCCCATTATCAAAGCAAAATCAAACGTAGGAAATTTTTCTCCCAAATAAGCCAGCGTATTTACCGTATAATTAGGTTGAGGCAAA
Proteins encoded in this region:
- a CDS encoding cell division protein FtsX, whose amino-acid sequence is MAQSIEKFNRRRLITSYFSVIISITLVLFLLGILGFLILSSKRLANYFKEQVSMTIFLKDNAKEADIEQLQKTLSIAEYVKSLKFIPKEVAAETFSEEVGEDFVTFIGDNPLQNSIDLSLKAEFAEPEKMKELEKELSQNSFVSEVVYDKSLITLIHENVNRIGVILLIFSGLFTFIAILLINSSIRLSIYSKRFIIKTMQLVGATRGFIRRPFILTNIRLGILSAILAVSLLYGCLRYIGSISPEFEIFSSTDDMIIVFTVIFIIGVLISWISTFFAAQRFLNLNTNDLYY
- a CDS encoding DUF3098 domain-containing protein, with the protein product MNKHHSTLIFGRKNYIFMLIGLAIIALGFILMSGGGSDNPNAFDPSIFSFRRIHLAPTLVLLGFAVEVYAILLNPNKSKE
- a CDS encoding undecaprenyl-diphosphate phosphatase → MNTIEAIIIAIIEGLTEYLPISSTAHMGFTASLLGIEESEFLKMFQVSIQFGAILSVVVLYWKKFFDFSNLNFYIKLICAVIPALVLGKLFDDKIEAVLGNQIAISIVLIVGGFILLFADNWFKNPKITNEKEISIKKSVIIGFWQCLAMMPGTSRSAASIIGGMTQGLSRKAAAEFSFFLAVPTMLAVTVYSIFLKDWGTGTVKQKGYEMILASEQNILIFIIGNVVAFIVAMIAVKSFIHLLTKYGFKIWGYYRIIIGVILLVYFINK
- a CDS encoding DUF2147 domain-containing protein, which encodes MRKNVMTCLLVFASMFALQAQSVLGKWKTIDDETGKEKSVVEIYEKNGLIYGKLVELLEEKNKNAVCSACSGKNKNKPYLGLVIITDLKKDGDEWSGGKILDPKTGKEYKCYMALEDSNKLKVRGYLGISLIGRTQYWQRVK
- the nadD gene encoding nicotinate (nicotinamide) nucleotide adenylyltransferase; the protein is MSKKQVGLFFGSFNPIHVGHLIIANHLVEHSTMDELWFVVTPQNPFKEKHSLLDNYSRLEMVHRAVEGYEKLRPSDIEFHLPQPNYTVNTLAYLGEKFPTFDFALIMGEDNLKSFHKWKNYEYILKNYPIFVYPRISEGNISKEFENHPNITKINAPIIELSATFIRNEIKEKRNVRPLLAPKVWQYIDQMGFYEK